One genomic window of [Clostridium] scindens ATCC 35704 includes the following:
- the saoE gene encoding efflux transporter SaoE, which produces MLVDFGNFILRILNSSWNMLNSSSGWMIFSFIVAGVLHEFLKPEKVQKTAIGSSRVSGVFWTTISGMFIPICSCGTIPLGISMYYSGAYLGPTLAFMTSTPMINPIALLLAFGLLGKEVAIIYLITGFVAPMIIGIVANRFAKEELHIGMKRQKEEASLQIDTDEEDGSEPMIQLEFEEPGFWEKIKSGLRWSLTELSVTISKYTVTGMLIAGVLFNIVPQSFIQDYLGNPGFVSLFGITVVAAPMYVCAVGHIPFIAALVASGAAPGVAITFLMAGAGTNIPELLTISKTIGKRAMLMYLGMVVVISNIVGYITNRLLMPGFTPVLNYDQTQHTISYANKMIVVMPGWIQNLCSGILVCYALYSLFKIIKGRAGKQCVA; this is translated from the coding sequence ATGCTAGTGGATTTTGGAAATTTTATACTCAGGATTCTGAATTCTTCATGGAATATGCTGAACAGTTCGTCGGGGTGGATGATATTCAGTTTTATCGTTGCAGGAGTGCTGCATGAATTTTTGAAGCCTGAGAAGGTGCAGAAAACGGCTATTGGGTCATCGAGGGTGAGCGGCGTCTTTTGGACCACGATATCAGGAATGTTTATACCGATCTGCAGCTGTGGTACGATTCCGCTTGGAATCAGCATGTATTATAGCGGCGCGTATCTGGGACCTACGCTTGCATTTATGACGAGCACGCCGATGATCAATCCGATTGCCCTTCTGCTTGCCTTTGGCCTTTTGGGCAAGGAAGTGGCTATCATATATCTGATTACCGGATTTGTAGCGCCGATGATTATCGGAATTGTAGCAAATAGATTTGCGAAAGAGGAATTACATATAGGAATGAAAAGGCAGAAAGAAGAGGCATCGCTTCAGATCGATACCGATGAGGAGGATGGAAGCGAGCCTATGATACAGCTGGAATTCGAGGAGCCGGGGTTCTGGGAGAAGATAAAATCAGGGCTTCGCTGGTCTTTGACGGAACTCAGCGTGACCATCAGCAAGTATACCGTGACGGGTATGCTGATTGCAGGCGTGCTGTTTAATATCGTGCCGCAGTCTTTTATTCAAGATTATCTGGGGAATCCCGGTTTCGTATCTTTATTTGGAATTACGGTGGTAGCGGCGCCGATGTATGTGTGCGCGGTCGGACATATTCCGTTTATTGCCGCATTGGTGGCAAGCGGAGCGGCGCCAGGAGTGGCCATCACATTTCTGATGGCCGGAGCAGGAACGAACATTCCGGAACTTCTTACCATAAGCAAGACGATTGGGAAGAGAGCCATGCTTATGTATTTGGGGATGGTGGTGGTTATTTCCAACATTGTCGGCTATATCACCAACAGGCTTCTGATGCCGGGATTTACGCCGGTGCTGAATTATGATCAGACACAGCATACCATATCCTATGCGAATAAAATGATCGTAGTCATGCCAGGATGGATACAGAATTTATGCAGCGGGATACTTGTATGCTATGCGCTGTATTCTCTTTTCAAGATTATCAAAGGCAGGGCCGGAAAGCAGTGTGTGGCATAA